The Corvus hawaiiensis isolate bCorHaw1 chromosome 2, bCorHaw1.pri.cur, whole genome shotgun sequence genome includes a window with the following:
- the DYNLT3 gene encoding dynein light chain Tctex-type 3: protein MEDFHPHNDEMIFNADEAHNIVKECIESVLGKADYNHNKVNQWTAAIVEQSLTHLVKLGKTYKYIVTCAVMQRSGAGLHTASSCFWDTTTDGTCTVRWENRTMNCIVNVFAVAIIL from the exons ATGGAGGATTTTCACCCCCACAACGACGAG ATGATCTTCAATGCTGATGAGGCCCACAACATAGTTAAAGAG TGCATAGAAAGTGTTTTAGGCAAGGCAGATTATAATCACAACAAAGTCAACCAATGGACTGCTGCTATAGTAGAACAGTCGCTGACACATCTGGTGAAACTTGGGAAAACCTATAAGTACATTG TTACCTGTGCAGTGATGCAGAGGAGTGGAGCTGGTCTCCACACAGCAAGTTCATGCTTCTGGGATACCACAACTGATG GAACCTGCACAGTGAGATGGGAAAACAGAACCATGAACTGCATTGTCAATGTATTTGCTGTTGCTATTATCCTGTAG